TTTTCAACGGTGCGCTCGCCGATTCCTTTCACGTTGGCAAGCTCCTGCGGTGCCTGGAACGGGCCGTTGGCTTCACGGTAGGCCACAATCGCCTCCGCCTTGCTCTGGCCAATGCCGTTCAGGTCGGCAAGGGTCGCCACGTCGGCGGTGTTGATGTTCACTGCAGTTGGCTCAGCGTGGGCAAAACCTGCGAGCAGGGTGAACAACAGAACGAGGGTGGCGATAACCGGTGTACGTTTCATGGGGGTATAACTCCTGATGCTGACAGACGTCGTTATGGTTGTTTGTCGGGACGTAAAGCAGCAAAAACGCCGGTGTGATTAAAACTCTGGGCGTGCTTGTCTGGAGTCGGGACATCGAGGAGTCGTTGCGAAGACGGGAGTGCACGGAGGGGGACCACACTCCTTGTGGCCCCGAATTCCGTGGCTGATCCTTGCCTGTTTCTTCAGGCAGCGCATCATCCTGAGCGCTTCATCCTTGCAGCCTTCCTTGAATGCCCTGTTCCTTTGGGCAACTCCGGATCCGTGGAGCTTTCATCCTTGAGCCAACGTTCCTTGCTGGCTTGTCATCCCTGACACCACCATTCTAGCGAGAATGAGTTTTGTAAAAACCGGAGAATTGCTCCCTCATCTGTGCGATATATCTTACGCAGCTGTGAGTCGGCCATTACCGGTCTTTAGAAGCCTCGACGAAGGCGCGCCAACCACCAAACTCGGTGACGTCCCGGGCATTGTCCAGCGCATAGCCTTCGCAAATGAAGCCCTTGACCCAGCGACCATCGGCCAGCTCAACATTGCCGATTCCCAGCGGCGGCGGCACCAGGCCAACAAAGGTTCCGAAGGCTGCTGCGGTCATTTCCCAGACCTCGACAATGATCTCCCGGCCCTCGCCGGCGGCCACGCGTTTCAGTCCGGGCTTGGCCGGCTGGGTGCCCGCCAATGCGTAAAGTCGGTATAAGGGCGTGGTTGTAGTCTGCTCCAGCAGCGTTGCGTGGCGATCGGTCAACTGAGGGTTCAGCGGCATCCCGGTGAGGTGGGCGCCAACCACGGCAACCTGCACCGCCGGTGTTGAGGTGTTTGCACCTGGCTCTTCTTCCGGCCCGGGCTTGCCGGTTGCTCCCAGCGTGGTGGGGGAAGCGTTCAGCCATTGGCTGGCAAGGTGCTGCAGCTCCTTGTCTTTCCACGCGCCAGAGATAAGCGTAACCCCAAACGGCAGCCCGTCGTCCCGAAAGCCTGCCGGCACAGCCAGGGCACTGAGGTCTGCCAGGTTTACGAAGTTGGTGTAGGTGCCCAACTGGCTGTTCAGCACAACCGGGTCCGCATTAACCGCCTCAATAGTGGGCGCAATGGGCGCGGTGGGCACCAGCAAGCCGTCAATGTCGGCCAGCAGCTCGTCAATCCGCCGGACCAGTTCCTCTTTCCGGTACTGGGCCTTGAACGTCTGCGTGGCGTTGAATTTGTCAGCATTTTCAATAATGCCCCTAACCACGGGGTTCATGGCCTCGGCGTGGCTGGCCATGAAGGATTCGACCGCCGCCATGCGCTCGGCGACCCAGGGGCCTTCATAGAGCAGGGCTGCCAGCTCCAGCATGGGGCTGAAATCCAGGGGGATAAGCTCCACCTGCAAATGGCGCCATTGGCTGATTGCGGTATTCCAGGCCGCTTCGGCCTGCTGGTCACCGTACCATTTCGGGTGGTCCGGAATGGCCAGTCGTTTGAGCGGGCCGGCACGGCGAATGGCCGGACCATCCACAGGCAGGCTTTCAGGCAGCTTGCGGGAGAAGGCATCGCTGTCGTCGAATCCGGACAGAACTTCACTCACCGCGCCGGCATCATTCACCGTTAGCGCGAACACAGAAACACAGTCCAGAGAACGGCACGCGGGCACCACACCCTTGATGCTGAACAAGCCCTTGGTGGGCTTCAGTCCAACCAGATTGTTGAGCCCCGCGGGCACACGACCGGAACCCGCCGTGTCTGTGCCCAGGGAAAACGGCACGAGGCCTCGGGCAACCACCGAAGCGGAGCCGGAGCTGGACCCGCCGCTGATGATCTCCGGTTTAAAGCTGTTTGAGACCGCGCCATGGGGCGACCGGGTGCCGACAAGGCCGGTGGCGAACTGGTCGAGGTTGGTTTTACCGATCACGATGGCCCCGGCGGCTTTCAGTCTGGCAACCGTGGTGGCATCCCCGGAGGGCTGATAGGCGTATTCCGGGCACGCTGCTGTGGTGTGGAATCCCGTGGCATCAATGTTGTCTTTTACCGCGAACGGAATGCCATACAGTGGAAGGCGGGTCCTGTCCCCATCCACCGAGCCCAGGGTGAGTTCCAGCGCCCGGAGTGCATCGGAAAGACCGTCGGCGCTCATAACAGAGATCCAGGCGTTATCGGCAGGATCGAGGCCTTCCAGTAACGCCCCGATCAGGGCCTTTGGCTCAGCGCCCCCGGAATAGGCGTCCTTCCAGTCTTTGATCGTCCAGCCAGCTGTTGAAGCCATGGGGTTCCTCGTTTGGTTTGGGTGCTTGTATACAGCTTGTTTGGCAAGGCGCGTGCCACCCACGGTAAAGCGCTACATGTATATATTTTTCAGTTATTTAGCATCTGGCAGGTTGCCCGGGGAGAGAATGTGCGACGCACCAGGATGGGGCGCGCCTGTTCGCCCGCACCTGTTTTGGTGCGCTATGGGTTGGCAGGGCAGCGGGTGGCTCTGCCTTGTATCGTGATCAAAGTGTTGAAAACAAGAGGGATTTCATAAGTCTGGAACAGCTAATGCAGAGTGGGATGCGTTACATGACGAATGGCACAACCCCACTAAGAACGAAAAGGATGACGAAATGAGCCTTAAAAAACACGTGAAACTGGGCCTCTCTGCACTGGCGCTCTCTATTTCTTTCAACTCCGTTGCCGCCGAAGACCCCATCAAGGTCGGCATCCTGCACTCACTCTCCGGCACCATGGCCATCAGTGAAACGGTTCTGAAAGACACCGTTGAAATGCTGATTGAGCAACAGAACGCCAAGGGCGGTGTCCTCGGTCGCCAGCTTGAAGCCGTGGTGGTAGACCCGGCCTCCAACTGGCCGCTGTTTGCTGAAAAAGCCCGTGAACTGCTGGCACAGGAAAAGGTCGACGTGATCTTCGGTAACTGGACCTCGGTTTCCCGTAAATCCGTCCTGCCGGTGGTGGAAGAGCTGAACGGCCTTCTGTTTTACCCGGTACAGTACGAGGGTGAGGAATCCTCCGAGAACGTCTTCTACACCGGCGCTGCGCCCAACCAGCAGGCCATTCCTGCAGTGAACTATCTGATGAACAACATCGGTGTGGAGCGCTGGGTGCTGGCGGGTACGGATTACGTATACCCCCGCACCACCAACAAGATCCTTGAGACCTACCTGATGGACATGGGTGTGGC
This Marinobacter salinus DNA region includes the following protein-coding sequences:
- a CDS encoding ComEA family DNA-binding protein, coding for MKRTPVIATLVLLFTLLAGFAHAEPTAVNINTADVATLADLNGIGQSKAEAIVAYREANGPFQAPQELANVKGIGERTVEKNAERLTIK
- the atzF gene encoding allophanate hydrolase, whose protein sequence is MASTAGWTIKDWKDAYSGGAEPKALIGALLEGLDPADNAWISVMSADGLSDALRALELTLGSVDGDRTRLPLYGIPFAVKDNIDATGFHTTAACPEYAYQPSGDATTVARLKAAGAIVIGKTNLDQFATGLVGTRSPHGAVSNSFKPEIISGGSSSGSASVVARGLVPFSLGTDTAGSGRVPAGLNNLVGLKPTKGLFSIKGVVPACRSLDCVSVFALTVNDAGAVSEVLSGFDDSDAFSRKLPESLPVDGPAIRRAGPLKRLAIPDHPKWYGDQQAEAAWNTAISQWRHLQVELIPLDFSPMLELAALLYEGPWVAERMAAVESFMASHAEAMNPVVRGIIENADKFNATQTFKAQYRKEELVRRIDELLADIDGLLVPTAPIAPTIEAVNADPVVLNSQLGTYTNFVNLADLSALAVPAGFRDDGLPFGVTLISGAWKDKELQHLASQWLNASPTTLGATGKPGPEEEPGANTSTPAVQVAVVGAHLTGMPLNPQLTDRHATLLEQTTTTPLYRLYALAGTQPAKPGLKRVAAGEGREIIVEVWEMTAAAFGTFVGLVPPPLGIGNVELADGRWVKGFICEGYALDNARDVTEFGGWRAFVEASKDR